A portion of the Oreochromis niloticus isolate F11D_XX linkage group LG10, O_niloticus_UMD_NMBU, whole genome shotgun sequence genome contains these proteins:
- the LOC109199532 gene encoding uncharacterized protein LOC109199532, with translation MQRLPPSGGRGKLLSNDQELAIVEMVAANNAIKLREIQTRIVADHEIFDNIDRISLTTITRTLSKHRVRMKQLYTVPFERNSERVKELRRQYVQRVMELEANQAPHEFIYIDEAGFNLAKRRRRGRNVIGKRATVDVPGQRGANITMCAAIANAGLLLHRCQVGPYNTERLLAFLNDLHQRLVPEQGQEGENMRTFVITWDNVAFHHSQAITTWFEVHPRLVSLFLPPYSPFLNPIEEFFSAWRWKVYDHQPHDQMSLLEAMDAGSRDITVDDCQGWIRHTRRFYPRCIDLDNIRCDVDENMWPNPEDRRD, from the exons ATGCAACGTCTTCCACCCTCTGGGGGAAGAGGAAAGCTCCTCAGTAATGATCAGGAGCTTGCCATTGTAGAAATGGTTGCTGCAAATAATGCAATAAAACTGCGTGAAATTCAAACTAGAATTGTGGCGGACCATGAGATATTTGACAATATCGATAGAATCAGCCTCACAACCATTACGCGgacattgtccaaacacagagtgcGGATGAAGCAGCTCTACACTGTTCCCTTTGAGAGGAACAGTGAGAGGGTCAAGGAGCTACGACGACAATATGTCCAG AGAGTTATGGAATTGGAGGCCAACCAGGCCCCTCATGAATTCATATACATCGATGAGGCAGGATTCAATCTGGCCAAAAGGCGTCGACGTGGACGAAATGTAATTGGAAAAAGGGCCACAGTTGATGTGCCAGGACAGAGAGGGGCAAACATTACCATGTGTGCAGCAATTGCAAATGCAGGATTACTCCTTCACAGATGTCAGGTTGGACCCTATAATACAGAGCGCTTGCTTGCCTTTCTCAATGATCTCCACCAGCGCCTGGTTCCAGAGCAGGGTCAGGAGGGTGAAAACATGAGGACCTTTGTAATTACCTGGGACAATGTGGCTTTCCATCACTCGCAAGCAATAACAACATGGTTTGAAGTCCACCCAAGACTGGTAAGTCTCTTCCTTCCACCCTATTCACCTTTCCTCAACCCCATAGAGGAGTTCTTTTCTGCATGGAGGTGGAAGGTTTATGACCATCAGCCACATGACCAGATGTCCCTCCTTGAAGCCATGGATGCTGGCTCCAGGGACATCACAGTTGACGATTGCCAAGGGTGGATCCGACATACCAGGCGGTTTTATCCCAGGTGCATCGACTTGGATAACATCAGATGTGATGTTGATGAAAACATGTGGCCTAACCCTGAAGATCGCAGAGATTAG
- the LOC100692448 gene encoding LOW QUALITY PROTEIN: vasodilator-stimulated phosphoprotein (The sequence of the model RefSeq protein was modified relative to this genomic sequence to represent the inferred CDS: deleted 2 bases in 1 codon) yields MGESSICQVRATVMLYDDNSKRWVPAGSDSTSISRVQIYHNPSANTFRVVGRKLQADQQVVINCPIIKGMKYNQATPNFHQWRDHKQVWGLNFGSKEDATLFANTMTHALDTVSAPAVAGPAQNGPTAQQLEQQRRLERQKQEQQEKERLERERQATVSAPPAPPAPPATSPATSTPPPPGPPPPPSGGCPPAPPPPPSGGMVPPAPPPPPVAGGSGGGGGGSGNDLAAALAGAKLRKTVKDEGGSAAPAPKPQSSSGGSGGGDLMGEMSAILARRRKAADKPAVKKEESHNEDSEPSVSKSSVVAEINQSKEKSATMPRAKSLTTNQKDSSPSSNSATTPASRMKVVKKNSDGTGNDSDMEKFKQEILEEIKKELYKVKEEIITALMQELQRSQLKDED; encoded by the exons ATGGG TGAGTCCAGTATCTGTCAGGTGAGGGCAACGGTCATGCTGTATGATGACAACAGCAAGCGTTGGGTGCCAGCAGGATCTGACAGTACTTCTATAAGCCGTGTCCAGATCTATCACAACCCTTCAGCAAACACCTTCAGAGTAGTGGGACGCAAACTACAGGCTGACCAGCAG GTGGTGATCAACTGTCCCATTATCAAAGGAATGAAGTATAATCAAGCCACACCAAATTTCCATCAGTGGCGTGATCACAAGCAGGTGTGGGGGCTAAATTTTGGCAGTAAAGAAGATGCTACTCTGTTTGCCAACACCATGACGCATGCTTTAGATACTGTCAGTGCGCCGGCAGTCGCAG GCCCAGCTCAGAACGGCCCCACTGCACAGCAGCTGGAACAACAGAGAAG ACTCGAACGTCAGAAGCAGGAACAACAAGAGAAGGAACGTCTGGAGCGAGAACGCCAGGCCACTGTATCAGCCCCTCCTGCCCCTCCTGCCCCACCAGCTACTTCACCTGCC ACCAGCACCCCACCACCTCCAGGTCCACCCCCACCTCCCTCTGGGGGATGCCCACCTGCACCTCCACCACCTCCATCTGGAGGTATGGTTCCACCTGCACCTCCACCCCCACCGGTTGCAGGAGGcagtggaggaggtggaggtggcagTGGAAATGATCTGGCTGCAGCTCTAGCAGGGGCTAAATTGCGCAAAACAGTGAAG GATGAGGGAGGCTCAGCAGCCCCAGCCCCCAAACCACAGTCCTCATCCGGTGGAAGTGGAGGAGGTGATCTAATGGGAGAAATGAGTGCCATCCTTGCAAGAAG gcgAAAAGCTGCTGATAAGCCAGCTGTAAAAAAGGAAGAATCTCACAAT GAGGATTCTGAGCCCTCTGTATCGAAATCCTCAGTTGTAGCGG AAATCAATCAATCCAAGGAAAAATCTGCCACCATGCCAAG agccaaatccTTAACCACCAATCAAAAAGACTCAAGCCCAAGTTCAAACTCTGCCACTACTCCAGCGTCCAG GATGAAGGTGGTGAAGAAGAACTCAGATGGTACAGGAAATGATAGTGATATGGAAAAATTTAAACAG GAAATCCTTGAAGAAATCAAAAAGGAACTCTACAAAGTAAAGGAGGAAATTATCACAG CTCTGATGCAGGAGCTACAAAGGTCACAGCTCAAGGATGAAGACTGA